One window from the genome of Streptomyces sp. WZ-12 encodes:
- a CDS encoding glycoside hydrolase family 35 protein — translation MRFAVGEREFEVDGRPVRLLSGALHYFRVHEAQWGHRLAMVRAMGLNCVETYVPWNWHEPRPGELRDVGALGRFLDAVAAAGLWAIVRPGPYICAEWENGGLPWWLTGALGRRVRTREPAFLRAVDGWWEAVLPQVVARQCGRGGPVVLVQVENEYGSYGSDAEYLRHLAWKLRELGVSVPLCTSDGAEDHMLTGGGVPGVLATVNFGSGAREAFAALRRHRARGPLMCMEFWCGWFAHWGAAAEPRGAAEVAAQLREVLACGASVNVYMAHGGTSFGGWAGANRAGEVQDGALLPTVTSYDYGAPVDERGRPTELFWRMREVLAEYAVGPLPEVPEAQPVLAGVVEVELSGWLGMDAVLAGLGGPEVCAGAPPTFEELGVERGLVRYRVAVPGPREAYPLRVVGLRDRAVTVVDGVRGPVLVEGNEGEGEVAVLGRVAGPAEVELWVESLGRVNYGPRLGEAKGITGGVLHERQYLHGVRARGLRWDALEGAAGAAAVAGLGFGGPRPGARGLHRGTVTVPPGGVGDAVVELPGWARGLVWIGGFPVGRYWSVGPQRGLFVPGPVLREGANEVLVLELEGPDGAEGASGTAGAPRLVP, via the coding sequence GTGCGGTTTGCCGTTGGGGAGCGGGAGTTCGAGGTGGACGGGCGGCCGGTGCGGCTGTTGTCGGGGGCGTTGCACTACTTCCGGGTGCACGAGGCGCAGTGGGGGCACCGGTTGGCGATGGTGCGGGCGATGGGGCTGAACTGCGTGGAGACGTACGTGCCGTGGAACTGGCACGAGCCGCGGCCGGGTGAGCTGCGGGACGTCGGGGCGCTGGGGCGGTTCCTGGACGCGGTGGCGGCGGCGGGGTTGTGGGCGATCGTGCGGCCGGGGCCGTACATCTGCGCGGAGTGGGAGAACGGGGGGTTGCCGTGGTGGTTGACGGGGGCGTTGGGGCGGCGGGTGCGGACCCGGGAGCCGGCGTTCCTGCGGGCGGTGGACGGGTGGTGGGAGGCGGTGCTGCCGCAGGTGGTGGCGCGGCAGTGCGGCCGGGGCGGTCCGGTGGTGCTGGTGCAGGTGGAGAACGAGTACGGGTCGTACGGGTCGGATGCGGAGTATCTGCGGCATCTGGCGTGGAAGTTGCGGGAGTTGGGGGTGTCGGTGCCGCTGTGCACGTCGGACGGGGCGGAGGACCACATGCTGACCGGCGGGGGCGTGCCGGGGGTGCTGGCGACGGTGAACTTCGGGTCGGGGGCGCGGGAGGCGTTCGCGGCGTTGCGGCGGCATCGGGCGCGGGGGCCGTTGATGTGCATGGAGTTCTGGTGCGGGTGGTTCGCGCACTGGGGTGCGGCGGCGGAGCCGCGGGGGGCGGCGGAGGTGGCGGCGCAGTTGCGGGAGGTGTTGGCGTGCGGGGCGTCGGTGAATGTCTACATGGCGCACGGGGGGACGAGTTTCGGGGGGTGGGCGGGGGCGAACCGGGCGGGTGAGGTGCAGGACGGGGCGTTGTTGCCGACGGTGACGTCGTATGACTACGGGGCGCCGGTGGACGAGCGGGGGCGGCCGACGGAGTTGTTCTGGCGGATGCGGGAGGTGTTGGCGGAGTACGCGGTGGGGCCGTTGCCGGAAGTGCCGGAGGCGCAGCCGGTGTTGGCGGGGGTGGTGGAGGTGGAGTTGTCGGGGTGGCTGGGGATGGACGCGGTGCTGGCGGGGTTGGGGGGTCCGGAGGTGTGCGCGGGGGCGCCGCCGACGTTCGAGGAGTTGGGGGTGGAGCGGGGGTTGGTGCGGTATCGGGTGGCGGTGCCGGGGCCGCGGGAGGCGTATCCGTTGCGGGTGGTGGGGCTGCGGGATCGGGCGGTGACGGTGGTGGACGGGGTGCGGGGGCCGGTGTTGGTGGAGGGGAATGAGGGGGAAGGGGAGGTCGCGGTGTTGGGGAGGGTGGCGGGGCCCGCGGAGGTGGAGTTGTGGGTGGAGTCGTTGGGGCGGGTCAACTACGGGCCGCGGCTGGGTGAGGCGAAGGGGATCACGGGCGGGGTGCTGCACGAGCGGCAGTATCTGCACGGGGTGCGGGCGCGGGGGCTGCGGTGGGACGCGTTGGAGGGGGCGGCGGGCGCGGCGGCGGTGGCCGGGTTGGGGTTCGGTGGGCCGCGGCCGGGGGCGCGGGGGTTGCACCGGGGCACGGTGACGGTGCCGCCGGGCGGGGTGGGGGACGCGGTGGTGGAACTGCCCGGGTGGGCGCGGGGGTTGGTGTGGATCGGGGGCTTTCCGGTGGGGCGGTATTGGTCGGTGGGGCCGCAGCGGGGGTTGTTCGTGCCGGGTCCGGTGTTGCGGGAGGGGGCGAACGAGGTGCTGGTGCTGGAGTTGGAGGGGCCGGACGGGGCCGAGGGGGCGTCGGGGACGGCAGGGGCGCCGCGGTTGGTGCCGTGA
- a CDS encoding helix-turn-helix domain-containing protein yields the protein MYRTWMRYFTPSPLHHRLGLVCLGVGLQHGTLPPVGPRTLDHHVAVVLCAGRGWFTTPDGHRRTVTAPALLWLIPGVEHHYGADPDTGWDEGFVDFTGPAADTYTELGYIEPHHPLVPLTDAGPARAAIGRIARAARRGNPLLEVETAAAVHELLVALRRARADTGADGEPVLAALARDAFLPLSIAEHAARRGLTPAALRAAVRRGAGCSPKDYLLGIRLGRAKELLVATELPVAAVARRVGYDDPAYFSRLFTRRVGLAPARFRDRQIRSVPGGWSTHIPDPSFPPHVDG from the coding sequence ATGTACCGCACCTGGATGCGCTACTTCACCCCGAGCCCGCTCCACCACCGGCTCGGCCTGGTCTGCCTGGGCGTCGGCCTGCAACACGGCACCCTGCCGCCGGTCGGCCCGCGCACCCTCGACCACCACGTCGCCGTCGTCCTGTGCGCCGGCCGCGGCTGGTTCACCACCCCCGACGGGCACCGCCGCACCGTCACCGCCCCCGCCCTGCTCTGGCTCATCCCCGGCGTCGAGCACCACTACGGCGCCGACCCCGACACCGGCTGGGACGAGGGCTTCGTCGACTTCACCGGCCCCGCCGCCGACACCTACACCGAACTCGGCTACATCGAGCCGCACCACCCCCTCGTCCCGCTCACCGACGCCGGGCCGGCCCGCGCCGCGATCGGCCGCATCGCCCGCGCCGCCCGCCGCGGCAACCCCCTCCTGGAGGTCGAGACCGCCGCCGCGGTCCACGAACTCCTCGTCGCACTGCGCCGCGCCCGCGCCGACACCGGCGCCGACGGCGAACCGGTGCTGGCCGCCCTGGCCCGCGACGCGTTCCTCCCGCTCTCGATCGCCGAGCACGCCGCCCGGCGCGGCCTGACCCCCGCCGCACTCCGGGCCGCGGTGCGCCGCGGGGCCGGTTGCAGCCCCAAGGACTACCTCCTCGGCATCCGCCTGGGCCGCGCCAAGGAACTCCTCGTCGCCACCGAACTCCCCGTCGCGGCCGTCGCCCGCCGCGTCGGCTACGACGACCCCGCCTACTTCAGCCGCCTCTTCACCCGCCGCGTCGGCCTCGCCCCGGCCCGCTTCCGCGACCGCCAGATCCGCTCCGTCCCCGGCGGCTGGTCCACCCACATCCCCGACCCGTCGTTTCCACCCCACGTCGACGGGTGA